One Ilumatobacter fluminis genomic window, TCCGTTCCAGGCTGAGCGCAACGTCGCCGGGTCGGGGCACGGCACCGCCCGCGAGGCCGGTGAGGCCTCCTTGTGTCACGACGGTCTGACCGTGGCGATCACAGATCGCCAGCGCCGCCGAGACCTGTTCGGTGGTGCGCGGCCGGACGAGCGCGACCGGAGCGGTGGGGGAGGAGCCCGACCAGTCCGTCCGGTATCGCTCGCTGATGTCGTGCAGCTCGACGATGCCGTCGCCCAACTCCGCCACCAACGCCTCGATCGCCGTCACGAAGGCGAACGTAGTCGGTTGATGTCAGACATGAACCGACCAGGTGAGGTGATGTTGCGTTCCTGGTCGGTCGGTTCATGTCTGACATCAACCGACATCAACCGACCTCAACCGACGGCGAGGGTGGCGAGGGCGCGCTCGTACCTGGCTTCGGCCTCGGGGGTGTCGTGGGGGCCCATGCCCGACATCTCGAGCATGACGTAGCCGTGGACGGTGGCGAATAGGTGGTAGGCGTGGTCTTCCGCGTCGTCGCGCTGCAACGCGCGGGCGACACCCTCGGTGAGTCCGGCGAACGAGGCTGCGGCCCGTTCGAGCGCGGCGGGGGAGGGTTCGAAGTCGGGCACCGCCCTGCCGAACATGACCATGTACTGGGTGGGATGGTCGAGTGCCCAGCGGCGGTAGGCCCGGCCCGCGGCCGTGAGATCACCGGCGATCAACGACGGGCCGACCGCCGCGTCGAACCCCTCGAACCCCTCGACGAAGATGGCCTCGACCAGCCCCGACTTGCCACCGAAGTAGGTGTAGATCCCGGTCGTCGAGCACCCCGCCTCGGCCGTGATGTTCCGCACCGTCAGGGCAGCGGCGCCCTCTCGACGCAGCACCGTCAGCGCGGCACGCACCAGCTCGTCGCGCATGGATGGATTCGATCTTGACACCGTCAAGCTCATCTGCGCACCATATCCGTCGTG contains:
- a CDS encoding TetR/AcrR family transcriptional regulator, with the protein product MRDELVRAALTVLRREGAAALTVRNITAEAGCSTTGIYTYFGGKSGLVEAIFVEGFEGFDAAVGPSLIAGDLTAAGRAYRRWALDHPTQYMVMFGRAVPDFEPSPAALERAAASFAGLTEGVARALQRDDAEDHAYHLFATVHGYVMLEMSGMGPHDTPEAEARYERALATLAVG